The following proteins are co-located in the Verrucomicrobiota bacterium genome:
- a CDS encoding cob(I)yrinic acid a,c-diamide adenosyltransferase: protein MARSRIYTRKGDQGTCQLIGGLRVRKDENRVDCYGTFDEACSFIGLLRVRMDKEHPMQNHMAQIQRNLMELMAVVANAPNSTSEKAFSEQHTKEVESWIDETEKLVGEKPNFFLLPGGCETAALSHVIRTVIRRAERTLSRLNQSSPVQPSVLSYTNRLSDFFFLFSRFENSRNQIAEEPWTAS from the coding sequence ATGGCACGGTCAAGAATCTACACTCGAAAAGGCGATCAAGGCACCTGCCAGTTGATCGGAGGCCTTCGGGTTCGCAAAGACGAAAACCGTGTCGATTGCTACGGCACTTTTGACGAGGCTTGCTCATTCATTGGTTTACTAAGGGTTAGAATGGATAAGGAGCATCCCATGCAAAACCACATGGCACAGATTCAACGAAACCTAATGGAATTGATGGCAGTGGTCGCGAATGCTCCCAACAGCACATCCGAAAAGGCTTTCTCAGAGCAGCATACCAAAGAAGTCGAATCCTGGATCGATGAAACGGAGAAATTAGTTGGGGAAAAACCAAACTTTTTTCTTCTTCCAGGCGGTTGCGAAACTGCTGCGCTTTCACACGTCATTCGCACTGTGATCCGAAGGGCAGAGAGGACCCTCAGCAGATTGAATCAATCTTCTCCCGTTCAACCCTCCGTGCTTTCCTACACGAATCGCTTGTCAGACTTTTTCTTTCTCTTCTCGCGCTTCGAAAATTCCCGCAACCAAATCGCCGAGGAGCCATGGACCGCATCCTAA
- a CDS encoding beta-N-acetylhexosaminidase produces MIFEAEQYAPKVQLPPVTGDGFRLHCSLNSPPRIKAETEAGQQYAAAFLGSQKDDYFRREAIFQDNPLFAERGFMLDISRDRVPTMEFLFALVDWLAALRYNQLQLYTEHTFAFAKHETVWKEASPLTKDEVQALEKHCAQRQIELVPNQNCFGHMERWLRHSDYQHLAECPNGFNHPVTGPRDHGTTLYPSKESEHFVREILDEVLPIYRSKKANIGGDEPWELGQGRSREMVEKHGKHSVYLPFLETIFEITTSLGKEPIFWADIILERPKLVEKLPKNVIPAIWGYHPDHPFAEQCEVVSKAGFRGRFQVVPGSGTWNSFTGRLSFATRNIESAATNGFNQGARGLVLTCWGDGGHQQATPSLFPSLVLAALASWSGNRGTDDLGGLIDQVFYPSKRPGHGQAIVNLGRVDEMLPYPNHNQSFLHAAFFSSNEKIDELSKLVDIQKLERVCEWMNAIPTDELDPSIQLAKRMNLWAAHRCAGKMNRRMKDAFDLDDELKEIKRDFSSVWLAESRIGGLEDSLKRFPG; encoded by the coding sequence ATGATTTTTGAAGCGGAACAGTATGCACCAAAGGTCCAGTTACCGCCGGTAACCGGTGACGGGTTCCGGCTTCATTGCAGCTTGAACTCACCGCCACGGATCAAAGCAGAAACCGAAGCGGGCCAGCAATACGCAGCGGCTTTCTTAGGCTCGCAAAAAGATGATTATTTTCGGCGGGAAGCCATTTTTCAGGACAATCCTCTGTTTGCCGAACGAGGATTCATGCTCGATATCAGCCGTGACCGCGTTCCAACGATGGAATTTCTATTCGCGCTGGTCGATTGGTTAGCCGCCCTCCGCTACAATCAACTCCAGCTATATACGGAGCACACGTTCGCGTTCGCCAAACATGAAACGGTTTGGAAAGAGGCTTCTCCTCTGACAAAAGACGAAGTCCAGGCATTGGAGAAACACTGCGCCCAAAGACAGATCGAACTTGTCCCCAATCAAAACTGCTTTGGTCATATGGAGCGATGGCTTCGGCATTCAGATTACCAGCACCTCGCCGAGTGTCCCAACGGATTTAACCATCCAGTCACTGGACCCAGAGATCATGGCACGACGCTCTACCCATCAAAGGAAAGCGAACACTTCGTGCGTGAGATTCTCGATGAGGTCCTCCCGATCTACCGATCGAAAAAGGCGAATATCGGAGGAGACGAACCGTGGGAACTCGGTCAGGGACGTTCTCGGGAAATGGTAGAAAAACATGGCAAACACTCAGTCTATCTGCCGTTTCTCGAAACGATTTTCGAAATCACGACCAGCCTCGGAAAGGAGCCAATCTTTTGGGCTGACATCATTCTCGAAAGACCCAAGCTCGTCGAAAAACTCCCGAAAAACGTCATTCCTGCGATCTGGGGATACCATCCTGACCATCCGTTTGCCGAACAGTGTGAAGTTGTCTCGAAGGCAGGCTTCCGTGGAAGGTTTCAAGTAGTACCAGGATCCGGAACGTGGAATAGCTTTACAGGAAGACTCTCGTTTGCCACCCGAAATATCGAATCGGCTGCGACCAATGGGTTCAATCAAGGTGCACGAGGACTCGTTCTTACGTGTTGGGGTGACGGTGGTCATCAGCAGGCGACACCTTCTCTTTTTCCGAGCTTGGTCTTGGCTGCTCTGGCATCGTGGTCAGGAAATCGGGGTACAGACGATTTGGGCGGTCTGATCGACCAAGTATTCTACCCGAGTAAGCGGCCTGGTCATGGACAGGCCATCGTCAACCTCGGAAGAGTCGACGAAATGCTCCCTTATCCGAATCACAACCAAAGCTTTCTCCACGCCGCCTTCTTTAGCTCAAACGAAAAGATCGATGAGCTATCGAAACTTGTCGACATCCAGAAACTTGAGAGAGTCTGCGAATGGATGAACGCAATCCCGACCGACGAGCTTGATCCCTCTATTCAATTAGCGAAGAGAATGAATCTGTGGGCAGCACATCGGTGCGCCGGTAAAATGAATCGCAGAATGAAGGATGCGTTCGATCTCGACGATGAATTGAAGGAGATCAAAAGAGACTTTTCCAGTGTGTGGCTGGCAGAAAGCCGAATCGGTGGACTCGAAGACAGTCTCAAACGCTTTCCAGGGTAA